Genomic DNA from Candidatus Saccharibacteria bacterium:
CTTTGGAAGGCTCAAAAAAGCGATGAGCCGGCATGGGATTTCGAGATTGAAGGCCAAAACTTGCGTGGCCGGCCTGGCTGGCACATTGAGTGCTCAGTTATGAGCACCAAATACTTAGGCCAGCCCTTTGATATTCATACTGGCGGCGTGGATCTTAAATTCCCGCATCACGAAAATGAGATTGCTCAGTGCGGCGGCGACCAAGCCCATTATTATTTGCACAATGAATTTGTTAATGTCGAGAATAGTAAGATGGCCAAATCGGTCGGTAACTTCTTGACCATCGAAGATGTCAAAGACCCTATAGCTTTTCGATACCTGTGCCTGCAAGCCCACTATCGTAGTGAAATGAACTACAGCAGTGAAGTTCTGGCGGCTGCCGGTGAAAGGCTAAAAAACTTGCGCAAGTACGCCGACCAACTAACTCTGGTAAAAGAGGATCAGCTGGCCGAAGATGACAAAAGTGGTAAGGTTGCTGAGTTCATGGAAAAGTTCAACCAGTCGCTACAAGATGATCTGAACAGTCCTGAAGCCTTAGCGGCTCTTAGCTTGCTTGAAGGTAAGGCTTACAATCAGCAGGCCAAAAAAGCCATGCAGTGGGCCGATTCGGTTTTGGGCCTAAGACTAGTAAATGATGAGCCTATAGCCAAGCCGGCTCAGGAGCTTATTAGCAACTACGAACGAGCTCGTGAGCGCAAAGACTATGAAGCCTCGGACAAACTGCGCGAAGAACTCGAAAAAGAATTTGGCCTCGGTGTGTCCGACACCGAGATAGGCACACTAATACATAGGCTATAAATGCGGTAGGGCGGGGGCTTTTGACCCCCGCTTGTTCCTACAGATTGCTTACAGGAATTCGACCTCTTTGCGGGCTTGATCGAGCGCGTTTTGGGCACGCACGCGTCCGGCCACAAAGTGCTTGGGCACCTTGCCGCCAGCCCAGAAGAAGTTCCAGGCGTACTCGCTGGGGTTGACCCACAGCAGCCGCACTGCGTGGCAGTGCTTGCCGTAAGCCACGCCACGATTGTAGTCGACGCCGGTTTTGACGTAGCCGACACCACAGAGAGCACGGTGACTGCCCTGGTTGACTAGGTCGGCACCGCTGTCGATGGCCACCAGGCCGAGCACGTCGACCGCATAGAGGCAACGAGCACGGTGGATGGCACTGGCAATGCCCTTGCCCCACATGCCGCTGTCCCACAGCACGACGCCGCTGATGCCACGGTAGCTGCTGATGTTCTCGATGCCACTGGCGCCGATGAGGCGACCGCGACTGTCGGATCCGGGCTTGAACTCATAGATGCCCCAGCCCTGAGAATCAGGATCATCGTAGCGAGCCTTGAGCCAATCCAGCTCTTGCTGGTGGTTTTGAGCACCGCGCAAACTGAGATGGGCGCAGACTTCGTAGCGAGCCAACGGTTCGGGCACGGCTGCCATTTCGCTTTCCAAGATGGGCTGCATGCGGATCACCAGCCCATCGGTGGTTTTGGTTTGCATAGGGAAGCCAAACATGGCCTTTCCTTTCTGTAGGGAACGAACCTCGACAACATTGTCGAGGGAGCCTTGATAATTCCAAGACTACTGTTGAGCGGATTTTGGGATTTCCAAAATCCGATAAGCCTCCAAGAATGGGTTACAACCAGATTGTAAATTTAGCGTTTTAACCAAAAAGCCTCCATTTCGGAGGCTCATCGCATCTGAGAAATTAGTTCAATTTATGAGTTCAGTACACGATAAGCCATAGCGACACAAAGCTCGCCTTTATAATCCATAAAGGTGGGAGCGGAAATATTTGTGGTTGTATGACTATATCGGTTCATAGCGAAAGTAATAATAACACCAACGCTTATGCTTTGTCAACAAAAATTGACAATAAAATGCAGGCGAGCCCCTCAACTCCAGCGTTAACTGGTGTCGAGGGGCTCTGGATGCGGCGGTTTGGGCAGTGCTAGTGAGGGCGGCGCTCTCCCTTGCCGCCTTCAAGGCACTTCCTGCAGACCTGGATCTTCTTGTTGCCAGGCTTGTACACCCATGTGGTGTAGCGGTGCTCGCTCTCGCGGCAAAGCGGCAACTTGGAGTTGTTGAGGATTTCAGCTGCAGCCAAGGTGGCTCCTTGGGGTAGGGCGCTCGAGTTGGCGCCAATGGGTGGGTGCGACAAGCGAAAACCAGGGGTCTTCGCAAGATCGCAGCCAGTATACAATTTTAACCAAATTATATCAATAAGATTTTGCGTAAACCCCTTAAGTTTCGGTACAATATGGTTATGCTACAAGTAACCGAGTTCGATAACCACCAACTAGCTGATTACGAGGCCGACACCGACCC
This window encodes:
- a CDS encoding GNAT family N-acetyltransferase, giving the protein MQTKTTDGLVIRMQPILESEMAAVPEPLARYEVCAHLSLRGAQNHQQELDWLKARYDDPDSQGWGIYEFKPGSDSRGRLIGASGIENISSYRGISGVVLWDSGMWGKGIASAIHRARCLYAVDVLGLVAIDSGADLVNQGSHRALCGVGYVKTGVDYNRGVAYGKHCHAVRLLWVNPSEYAWNFFWAGGKVPKHFVAGRVRAQNALDQARKEVEFL
- a CDS encoding cysteine--tRNA ligase codes for the protein MLKLYNSLTKKKEEFKPIHAGHANIYSCGPTVYDHVHIGNLRAFLLPDLLQRVLRYVEHLDVTWVMNITDVDDKIIARAARDNKSDEPITALGKLADRYTDVFINDIEKVGIDRADISRLPRATDNIAEIQELIRHLVAKQIAYISDGSVYFSLEHYKKAGHKYGVLANVQFNAQARVIDDQDQKEGVGDFALWKAQKSDEPAWDFEIEGQNLRGRPGWHIECSVMSTKYLGQPFDIHTGGVDLKFPHHENEIAQCGGDQAHYYLHNEFVNVENSKMAKSVGNFLTIEDVKDPIAFRYLCLQAHYRSEMNYSSEVLAAAGERLKNLRKYADQLTLVKEDQLAEDDKSGKVAEFMEKFNQSLQDDLNSPEALAALSLLEGKAYNQQAKKAMQWADSVLGLRLVNDEPIAKPAQELISNYERARERKDYEASDKLREELEKEFGLGVSDTEIGTLIHRL